From the genome of Marixanthomonas ophiurae, one region includes:
- a CDS encoding quinone-dependent dihydroorotate dehydrogenase — MYKSIIRPILFQSDPEKVHHFTFKMIRLLHKIGFGSIFQSIYKVNDKRLEREVFGLKFPNPVGLAAGFDKDAKLYKELSNLGFGFIEIGTVTPKPQPGNPKKRLFRLKDDNAIINRMGFNNGGVKEAVERLKKNTPVAERSHVLIGGNIGKNKVTPNENAVNDYVTCFEALFDYVDYFVVNVSSPNTPNLRALQDKEPLTKLLKTLVLKREEFFRLSGVEIKPILLKIAPDLTDGQLLDIIDIVSETKIDGIIATNTTISRKGLVSENKTEKGGLSGKPLTNRSTEVIRFLSEKSNKAFPIIGVGGIHSPEDALEKLEAGASLVQLYTGFIYEGPQLITAINKAVLEQ; from the coding sequence ATGTACAAATCTATAATCCGTCCCATTCTTTTTCAATCTGATCCCGAAAAAGTACACCACTTTACATTTAAAATGATTCGCTTACTACATAAAATAGGGTTTGGGAGTATTTTCCAAAGTATATATAAAGTAAATGATAAACGATTGGAGCGGGAGGTTTTCGGACTTAAATTTCCTAATCCAGTGGGATTAGCAGCTGGCTTTGACAAAGATGCTAAATTGTACAAGGAACTTTCAAATTTAGGCTTTGGGTTTATTGAAATAGGTACCGTTACGCCAAAACCCCAACCAGGAAATCCTAAAAAAAGGTTGTTCCGTCTAAAGGATGATAACGCAATTATTAATAGAATGGGGTTTAATAATGGTGGCGTAAAAGAAGCTGTAGAACGACTAAAAAAGAATACCCCTGTTGCTGAGAGAAGTCATGTACTTATCGGCGGAAACATTGGTAAAAACAAGGTCACGCCTAATGAAAATGCAGTTAATGATTATGTAACTTGCTTTGAGGCTTTATTTGATTATGTAGATTATTTTGTAGTAAATGTAAGTTCACCAAACACGCCAAATTTAAGAGCATTACAAGATAAAGAACCGTTGACAAAACTACTTAAAACACTCGTTTTAAAAAGAGAAGAATTCTTTAGGCTGAGCGGAGTCGAAATCAAGCCAATACTTCTGAAAATAGCCCCAGATTTGACAGACGGGCAATTGTTGGATATTATTGACATTGTTTCAGAAACAAAAATAGATGGGATTATTGCCACCAATACGACTATTTCAAGAAAAGGTCTTGTTTCAGAAAATAAAACTGAAAAGGGAGGCTTAAGCGGTAAACCATTAACAAACCGCTCTACTGAAGTGATTCGGTTTCTTTCAGAAAAAAGCAATAAAGCCTTTCCAATAATTGGAGTAGGAGGGATCCATAGCCCTGAAGATGCTTTGGAAAAACTAGAAGCTGGTGCAAGCTTGGTACAGTTATACACTGGTTTTATTTATGAAGGCCCACAATTGATTACAGCTATAAATAAGGCTGTTTTAGAGCAATAA
- a CDS encoding LysE family translocator yields the protein MTENLLSFALATMALAFSPGPDNIYVLTQSLVNGVKSGIATTAGLVTGCIVHTTFLAFGLSAIITASPALFYGVKVLGALYLLYLAYVVFKSDASIAVPITSEGKINRTLIKTNAQLFKQGVIMNLVNPKVMIFFLAFFPAFLWNETENTVSQFYILGIIFMVISFLVFGLIAFLAGSISSYILKHKSVGIVLKWLQIVVFIGIAVFILIP from the coding sequence ATGACAGAAAACCTACTATCTTTTGCATTAGCTACCATGGCTTTGGCATTTTCACCAGGACCAGATAATATCTATGTGTTGACGCAATCGTTGGTTAATGGAGTAAAAAGCGGAATTGCTACTACTGCGGGATTGGTTACAGGTTGTATTGTGCATACTACTTTTTTAGCCTTTGGTCTTTCAGCAATCATTACAGCCTCCCCAGCTTTATTTTATGGAGTTAAGGTGCTAGGTGCTCTATATTTATTGTATTTAGCTTATGTTGTTTTTAAAAGTGATGCATCAATTGCCGTTCCTATTACTTCAGAAGGAAAAATAAATAGAACGCTAATAAAAACAAATGCTCAACTTTTTAAACAGGGTGTTATCATGAATTTGGTAAACCCTAAAGTAATGATCTTCTTCTTAGCTTTCTTTCCAGCTTTTCTTTGGAATGAAACTGAAAATACCGTGAGTCAATTTTATATTTTAGGTATTATTTTTATGGTAATTTCATTTTTGGTTTTCGGATTAATAGCATTTCTAGCAGGTAGTATTTCATCTTATATATTGAAGCATAAATCAGTTGGTATTGTTTTAAAATGGTTACAGATAGTGGTTTTTATCGGTATAGCCGTTTTTATTTTAATTCCGTAG
- a CDS encoding hydroxymethylglutaryl-CoA lyase produces the protein MQKIKLIECPRDAMQGIKDWVPTQSKVQYIQSLLRCGFDTIDFGSFVSPKAIPQMKDTAEVLSKLDLSKTDSKLLSIVANVRGAKDAVKHPEIDYLGYPFSISENFQMRNTHKTIAQSLDILKEILNLANANDKQVVAYLSMGFGNPYGDPWNVEIVADWTEKLSAMGVKILSLSDTVGSSTPDIIDYLFSNLIPHYPHIEFGAHLHTTPALWHEKIDAAYKAGCFRFDGAIQGFGGCPMAKDELTGNMPTEKMLSYFTTVKTDCNVNPMAFESAHNEATKIFSKYH, from the coding sequence ATGCAAAAAATTAAACTAATAGAGTGTCCTAGAGACGCAATGCAAGGGATAAAGGATTGGGTGCCAACTCAAAGTAAGGTTCAATATATACAGTCACTATTGCGGTGTGGCTTTGATACCATAGACTTCGGGAGTTTCGTTTCGCCCAAGGCAATCCCACAAATGAAAGATACGGCCGAAGTACTCTCGAAGTTAGACCTGTCTAAAACTGATAGTAAATTATTGTCAATTGTAGCCAATGTGCGAGGAGCAAAAGACGCTGTAAAACACCCAGAAATTGACTATTTAGGTTATCCTTTTTCCATTTCGGAAAACTTCCAAATGCGAAATACCCATAAAACTATTGCACAATCCCTTGATATTTTGAAAGAAATTCTTAATTTGGCTAATGCAAACGATAAACAAGTAGTTGCTTATTTATCAATGGGTTTCGGTAATCCCTACGGAGACCCTTGGAATGTTGAGATTGTAGCAGATTGGACCGAAAAACTATCGGCCATGGGTGTTAAAATTTTATCATTAAGCGATACGGTAGGCTCCTCAACGCCCGATATCATTGACTATTTGTTTTCAAATTTAATTCCCCATTATCCCCATATTGAGTTTGGAGCTCATTTACATACAACCCCCGCGTTGTGGCATGAAAAAATAGATGCTGCATACAAAGCCGGTTGTTTTAGGTTTGACGGTGCTATACAGGGCTTTGGAGGATGTCCTATGGCAAAAGATGAATTAACAGGAAATATGCCGACTGAGAAGATGTTAAGTTATTTTACTACTGTAAAAACTGATTGTAATGTAAATCCAATGGCATTTGAAAGTGCTCATAACGAAGCAACTAAAATATTCAGTAAATATCATTAA